From the genome of Motacilla alba alba isolate MOTALB_02 chromosome 13, Motacilla_alba_V1.0_pri, whole genome shotgun sequence, one region includes:
- the NPM1 gene encoding nucleophosmin produces the protein MEDSAMDMESMGPLRPQTFLFGCELKADKEFQFKVDDEENEHQLSLRTVTLGAGAKDELHIVEAEALDYEGNPTKVVLASLKMSVQPTVSLGGFEITPPVVLRLKCGSGPVYVSGQHLVALEEEPESDEEEDDTKIVNASAKRPASGGGAKTPQKKPKLAEDDEDDDEDEDDDDDDEDDLEDDEEEIKAPIKKPVREVPGKNMQKAKQNGKDSKPSTPASKSKTPDSKKDKTLTPKTPKVPLSLEEIKAKMQASVDKGTTLPKLEPKFANYVKNCFRTEDQKVIQALWQWRQTL, from the exons ATGGAGGACAGCGCCATGGACATGGAGAGCATGGGCCCCCTGCGCCCGCAGACTTTCCTTTTCG gCTGCGAGCTTAAAGCGGATAAAGAGTTTCAGTTTAAAGTAgatgatgaagaaaatgaacatCAGTTGTCTCTGAGAACG GTTACTTTAGGAGCTGGGGCCAAAGACGAATTACACATTGTAGAAGCAGAAGCACTGGACTATGAAGGCAACCCTACTAAAGTAGTACTGGCATCTCTGAAAATGTCAGTGCAGCCTACA GTTTCATTGGGTGGCTTCGAGATCACACCACCAGTGGTGTTAAGGTTGAAATGTGGTTCAGGGCCTGTTTACGTCAGTGGTCAGCACCTTGTGG cATTAGAAGAAGAACCAGAATCagatgaggaggaagatgatACAAAAATTGTTAATGCTTCAGCAAAGAGACCAGCAAGTGGAGGAGGAGCTAAAACTCCACAG aaaaaaccaaaattagcagaagatgatgaggatgacgatgaagatgaggatgatgatgatga TGATGAGGATGACTTAGAGGATgatgaggaagaaattaaagcaCCAATAAAAAAA CCTGTTCGTGAGGTTCcaggaaaaaatatgcagaaagcaaagcagaatgGAAAAGACTCTAAGCCATCCACACCAGCATCTAAATCAAAA aCTCCAGATTCCAAGAAGGATAAAACTCTAACTCCAAAAACACCAAAAGTCCCCCTGTCATTGGAggagataaaagcaaaaatgcaaGCATCTGTAGATAAG GGTACTACCCTTCCTAAGCTGGAGCCCAAATTTGCCAACTACGTTAAAAATTGCTTCAGAACGGAGGACCAGAAG